A window of Paraburkholderia bryophila contains these coding sequences:
- a CDS encoding DNA-binding protein, which yields MSRDVDTITDERVAAIADRMVDEDKRVSPVAIWKELEGGSLVAIVEALQRWREARLPSTPNVQVQSGLPTGVAETIMSAADRIWSASQDEAEKAFNQRLNALSEHLDAALSERDEAFAEYQKTIEEVEAGRERLAAQTRALAASEDTALSLGAELVAASRRAEAGEARIEELEQRALADNARLEAANTTFETERLAREELVVAAAGKDDEIARLTQERDHAQQQVVTLSEACQAKSDEADRWSQDAVAATSRAQTAEARIEELEQRASVENAALEATKATLDDERQAREALIAVVSGKDAEIARITQERDHAQQQVATLDDACQAKSQEASRWSQNAAAATSRAQAAETRIEELEQRVSAESAALEATSTTLEEERHAREALIVVVAGKDAEIARITQDRDHAQQQVATLDEALRAKSEEADKWSLDAAAATTRAHTAEARIEELDQRASVESATLAATNAMLEEERQARAALIMVVAGKDAEIARVTQDRDHALQQVATLNDACHAKSEEAQRWSQDAASATSRAQTAEARIQELEQRASEEMATLEATRFTLEEQRQAYDVLNELVASKDAEITRVTQERDHAQQQAAALSDTGQAKSQEAERAAQEAATATSRALAAEARIEELEQRVSAESAALAATQTTLEEERQAHEVLTERVASKEAEIARLTQEHDHAQQQLAALDTDRQAQSAELDASREHVGTLTAAAAAASAELTRLSHEATAAKERADAAEQHAAQLQQRIAERPHAAAKHNRRHPQPGVNEDETDSAEEIAALQRQVAAQAKAHTKAFDELHANAEQWVAHAKDLKQRLGLASERIIFIDARSTGEVVLVRRLASELERLKPDHELISRDMQQKLIGATMAQQLAQKGYRYDATTAVMSKIER from the coding sequence GAGCGCTTCGCAGGACGAAGCGGAGAAAGCGTTCAACCAGCGCCTCAACGCGCTCAGCGAGCATCTCGATGCCGCGCTCTCCGAACGCGACGAGGCGTTCGCCGAGTATCAGAAGACTATCGAAGAAGTCGAAGCGGGCCGCGAGCGGCTCGCCGCGCAGACGCGCGCGCTGGCGGCGTCGGAAGACACGGCCTTGAGCCTCGGCGCGGAACTGGTGGCGGCAAGCCGTCGCGCGGAAGCGGGCGAGGCGCGCATCGAGGAACTGGAGCAGCGCGCGCTGGCGGATAACGCCAGGCTCGAAGCCGCCAATACGACGTTCGAAACGGAGCGTCTGGCGCGGGAAGAACTGGTGGTGGCCGCTGCGGGTAAAGACGACGAAATAGCGCGGCTTACGCAGGAGCGCGATCACGCGCAGCAGCAGGTCGTGACGTTGAGCGAGGCGTGTCAGGCGAAATCGGACGAAGCGGACCGATGGTCGCAGGATGCAGTCGCGGCGACCTCACGCGCGCAAACCGCCGAGGCGCGCATCGAAGAACTGGAGCAGCGCGCATCGGTTGAAAACGCCGCGCTCGAAGCCACCAAGGCGACGTTAGACGACGAACGTCAGGCGCGTGAAGCGTTGATCGCGGTTGTGTCGGGCAAAGACGCCGAGATCGCCCGAATCACGCAGGAACGCGACCATGCGCAGCAACAGGTCGCCACGTTGGACGACGCGTGTCAGGCGAAATCGCAAGAGGCGAGCCGCTGGTCGCAAAACGCGGCTGCGGCCACCTCGCGCGCGCAAGCCGCTGAGACGCGTATTGAGGAACTGGAGCAGCGTGTGTCGGCGGAAAGCGCCGCGCTGGAAGCCACCAGCACGACGCTTGAAGAAGAGCGTCACGCGCGTGAAGCGCTGATCGTGGTGGTCGCCGGTAAAGACGCTGAGATCGCACGCATCACGCAAGACCGCGATCACGCGCAGCAGCAGGTCGCCACGTTGGACGAGGCGTTGCGGGCGAAGTCGGAAGAGGCGGACAAGTGGTCGCTGGACGCCGCTGCGGCGACGACACGCGCACACACCGCCGAGGCGCGTATCGAGGAACTGGACCAGCGTGCGTCGGTGGAAAGCGCCACGCTTGCGGCCACGAACGCGATGCTTGAAGAAGAACGCCAGGCTCGTGCGGCATTGATCATGGTGGTGGCCGGCAAAGACGCTGAGATCGCGCGCGTCACGCAGGACCGCGATCATGCGCTGCAGCAGGTCGCGACGTTGAACGACGCGTGTCACGCGAAATCGGAAGAGGCGCAACGATGGTCGCAGGACGCGGCTTCGGCCACGTCGCGCGCGCAAACCGCCGAGGCGCGAATTCAGGAGTTGGAGCAGCGTGCGTCTGAAGAAATGGCGACGCTCGAGGCCACCAGGTTCACGCTCGAAGAACAGCGCCAGGCGTATGACGTATTGAATGAACTGGTCGCAAGCAAAGACGCTGAGATAACGCGAGTCACGCAGGAACGCGATCACGCGCAGCAGCAGGCTGCCGCGTTGAGCGACACCGGTCAGGCCAAGTCGCAGGAGGCGGAACGCGCCGCGCAGGAAGCGGCGACGGCCACGTCGCGCGCGCTTGCCGCCGAGGCACGCATCGAGGAACTGGAGCAGCGCGTGTCGGCGGAAAGCGCGGCACTCGCCGCCACCCAAACCACGCTCGAAGAAGAACGCCAGGCGCACGAAGTACTGACCGAGCGTGTCGCCAGTAAAGAGGCCGAGATCGCGCGACTCACGCAGGAACACGATCACGCGCAGCAGCAACTCGCCGCGCTGGACACCGACCGTCAGGCGCAATCGGCGGAACTCGACGCGAGCCGCGAACACGTCGGCACGCTGACCGCGGCGGCTGCTGCCGCGAGTGCCGAGCTGACGCGACTGTCGCACGAAGCCACTGCCGCGAAGGAACGCGCGGACGCCGCCGAACAGCATGCCGCCCAACTGCAGCAGCGCATTGCGGAGCGACCGCACGCTGCCGCCAAACACAATCGACGCCACCCGCAGCCGGGCGTCAACGAGGACGAGACCGACAGCGCCGAGGAAATCGCGGCGCTGCAGCGTCAAGTGGCAGCTCAGGCCAAAGCGCACACCAAGGCCTTCGACGAGCTTCACGCGAACGCCGAGCAATGGGTGGCGCATGCTAAAGATCTCAAACAACGCCTCGGTCTCGCGAGCGAGCGGATCATCTTCATCGACGCGCGCAGCACCGGAGAAGTGGTGCTGGTTCGACGGCTCGCGTCGGAACTGGAGCGGCTCAAGCCGGATCACGAGTTGATATCGCGCGATATGCAGCAAAAACTGATCGGCGCGACGATGGCGCAGCAACTGGCGCAGAAGGGCTATCGCTACGACGCGACGACAGCGGTCATGTCGAAGATCGAGCGCTGA